The sequence TACCTCAAGTGGCGCGAGGAGCGGGAGGTGTGGGCCGAGCTGAAGGGCTTCAACCGGGAGAGCCAGGAGGCCCTCGAGGGGCGCTTCCGGGTGGTGGAGGCGGTGGGGCGGGAGGGGATCCTGATCGAGGACGAGCTGGGGCGCACCCTCGAGGTCAGCCACGGCGGCCAGGTGGTGGCCTACCGGGTGCGGGCCTACCCCGGCGAGGCCGTCACCCTGCGCGAGTACCGCCTGGACCTCTCCGGGCGGCTTTTGGGCGACCTGCTGGCCTCGCTGCCCCGCCAGGCCCGCCGGGTCTGGGTGACGGGGGCGCTCGAGGCCGCCACCGACCCCCCGCCCCTGGTGAGCCCGGTGGGGACCTACCCGCGCGTGCGGGTGTCGGGGCGCACCGTGGAGCTGCACGCCGCCCGGCCCGAGGACCTCGCCCCCCTCGCCGCCGTCTATGCCCGTGCCGGCAACCTCATCGTGCGGGCCGAGTTCAAGCCCGGCCGAGAGGAGGGCCTGGCGCTCCCCGACCTGCCCGCCGCCCCCCAGGTCCACCCCGTCCTCATCGAGGGCCTTCCCAGCCTGGCCGGCCTCCTCGTGCAGCCCGGCGACCGGGTGGAGGCGGGCGAGCCCCTGGCCCGCTACGTGGACGACATCCCCTTGCAGGACCTGGCGGAGCAGGCCTCAGCCAAGCGGGAGGAGGCGGAGCGCCTCGAGGGGGAGATGGAACGCCTCGAGGCGCGCCACCGGGCCGAGCGCGAGGCTCTGAAGGCCGAGATCGCCCGCGCCAGGGCGGACCGCGACCGGCTGCGCTACCTGGTGAGCCAAGGGGCCGAGCCCCGCGTGCGGCTCGCGGAGGCCGAGGGGAGGTTGGAGGACCTTGAGGCCAAACTTGGCAAGCTGTTGTTGGACTATACCAGCGAGAAGGCCCGCCTGATGGAGCAGGCCAGGGAGGCCCGCCTCGAGGCCGCCCGGCTCGAGCGCCGCAAGGACCGTGAGGCCGAGCGCCAGCTCGTCCGGTCGCCGGTGGCGGGCCGGGTGGCCGAGGTCAAGGTGCGCGATGTGGGGCCGAAGGGGGCGACGGTGGAGGTGGTGGTGCTGGCGGAAAAGCTGCCTTCAACTTCGCGTCAGACCTCCTTAGGCCGGTAGCTTCTACTTAGGTGCTTCCAGAATTCTCTTGCATCCTCTTCGGGCATATTCAGTACAAACGTCAAATGCTTGCCTAGCCCGTTGAATGACGTTCCAAAGACAACCCCTTGCGGTTCGCTGTTTTCCTCTTCAAACCAGAACCAGACCCGGTCATGTACCTCCTTGCCAACATAGGCGATGTATATAGCGGCCCCACTTTCTTCCTTAAGCCTTTTCAATACGTTCCCCGTTCCGGAGTTCCTCTTTGTGTAAATGTCAATCCGGGATTTGCCCCCTATAAGCTCAAGAAGCGGTTGGATCTGATCGTTATCTAATTTAAGCAGATAGGGATCAACAATCGCGATATGCTGTTTGTTTATAAGCAGCTGCTTCAGATATTCCAGGCCCTTCCTCTTCGCTCTGGGCGCTACCAAGAGGTTTAGGCTTTGCTTGGTTTCCTTAGTTAACTTTGTTTGTTCTCCACAGCACTCCTCAAGCTTTCTAAGCCTCTGTTCAATTCTGCCGAGGATGCCCTCTAGATTCTCGGCTTTCTCAAGGGCCTCAATCAACCGGTTATTGCGTGGGTCAAGTATTTCTTGCAGGATCTGTATAAAGCGTAGTTGACTCTTTCGCACCCTCACTCTGACACCTCCACTCTTTTGCGCTGAACGTGCTGTTTCAAGAAAAATCTACACTACTAAGTTATTCGCACCCCACCCCGTCCCTATCCCGATCAAAGCGGTGCGGGTCGGGCGGCAGCACCCGGAAGTTGCGGTAGGGGATATCCCCGCAGTCCAGATCCGGTGGCGGGGGCGGTATGCACACGTCGGGGTAGGCCGGGTCGCAGCGCTCGCCCCGTGCGGGAGCCTGGGGCTTGGCGGGGCTTGGTGCCCACATCCCCAGGGCCTTGGCCCTGGCCTCCCTCGAGGCCTCCAGGTAGAGCCCTGCGTAGCGCACGTTGGGCGGTACGGTGAGGGGGTCGGCCCAGCCCGAGCGCACGATCTCGAGGTTCACCTGCCGGAAGCGCCTGCCGCCATAGCTCCACTCCCCGCGGGGGTCCTCGAGGTAGAGGTAGGCCAGCACCCGGCCGTATGAGTCGCGCTCCTGCACGTCCAGCTCCAGCCAGACCCGCTTGCCCCGCAGCAGGCCTTCGGTGAAGCGCTTGGCCTCCTGGCCCAGCTGCACCACCTCCTCCACCTCCCGCCCGCTCTCCCTGGCCTGGAGGCGGGCCCGGTCGTTGGCGCTGGACTCCGGGGTGTCGATGCCGATGAGCCGCACCCGACCCAGGCCCTCGAGGTCCACCGTATCGCCGTCCACCACCCGCGTCACCAGCAGCGGCCCCTGGAGCTTGCCCTGGGGGGTGAGCGCCAGCGCGGTCAGACCCAGCAGGGCGAGGGCGGCCAGCCGGGGGAGGGCCCGCAGGGCTCCCACGAGCGAAAGGGGTTGCATGTCCCCATGGTAGGACGCCTTGAGGTCACCGGGCTTTGGCCGGGCTCCTGAGCCACTCCTCCAGGACGCTCCGAGGGATGAGGAAACGGTGCCCCAGCCGGATGCTCCTCAGCTCGCCGGTGCGGAGCAGCCTGTAGATCTCGTTCCGACTCAGCCCCGTCAGCTCCGCCACCTCCTTCACGCTGTAAGCCAGCCTCGAGCCGCCCCCCTTCAGCGGCCCGGTCCCCGACAGCCGCTCGAGCGCTGCCACCGCGGCCTCGAGGCGCTGCACCAGCTCGA is a genomic window of Calidithermus timidus DSM 17022 containing:
- a CDS encoding thermonuclease family protein — translated: MQPLSLVGALRALPRLAALALLGLTALALTPQGKLQGPLLVTRVVDGDTVDLEGLGRVRLIGIDTPESSANDRARLQARESGREVEEVVQLGQEAKRFTEGLLRGKRVWLELDVQERDSYGRVLAYLYLEDPRGEWSYGGRRFRQVNLEIVRSGWADPLTVPPNVRYAGLYLEASREARAKALGMWAPSPAKPQAPARGERCDPAYPDVCIPPPPPDLDCGDIPYRNFRVLPPDPHRFDRDRDGVGCE
- a CDS encoding metal-dependent hydrolase; this translates as MTAGTHLAAAALTASALRGFGLEVGLSEALALAWGSLMPDLDTTTSGPGKFVRPLSSWLERRFGHRTLTHSLPFLLALALLLYPLWKVNPAVCWAFLWGYASHLLLDTLNVNGVPLLWPWRVQFWMFASRDWRIRYGSPQEATLALGLALGGFALWPLSGDGFDTAFRRLVASPETAVVDYLKWREEREVWAELKGFNRESQEALEGRFRVVEAVGREGILIEDELGRTLEVSHGGQVVAYRVRAYPGEAVTLREYRLDLSGRLLGDLLASLPRQARRVWVTGALEAATDPPPLVSPVGTYPRVRVSGRTVELHAARPEDLAPLAAVYARAGNLIVRAEFKPGREEGLALPDLPAAPQVHPVLIEGLPSLAGLLVQPGDRVEAGEPLARYVDDIPLQDLAEQASAKREEAERLEGEMERLEARHRAEREALKAEIARARADRDRLRYLVSQGAEPRVRLAEAEGRLEDLEAKLGKLLLDYTSEKARLMEQAREARLEAARLERRKDREAERQLVRSPVAGRVAEVKVRDVGPKGATVEVVVLAEKLPSTSRQTSLGR
- a CDS encoding helix-turn-helix domain-containing protein; amino-acid sequence: MLEVRLNPTPEFVELVQRLEAAVAALERLSGTGPLKGGGSRLAYSVKEVAELTGLSRNEIYRLLRTGELRSIRLGHRFLIPRSVLEEWLRSPAKAR